One window of Medicago truncatula cultivar Jemalong A17 chromosome 2, MtrunA17r5.0-ANR, whole genome shotgun sequence genomic DNA carries:
- the LOC11440251 gene encoding receptor-like serine/threonine-protein kinase ALE2 isoform X4: protein MRVVLPLILICVFGFVVEAQGSEGSIISPSPAFLPGVHPEGEAPGPIHNGQSWRSTASSPSDPDGSVISPSPAILPMDPFSSEAPSLLHPNGTILQPPVALPPATSAPPPQKIKGIESTVSPSPSPSTKSISPPYKSAPAPSTAERNLPPSIQPIPPQMKTPTVSPPISTPTAPDPVATPPGNLPKTSPISQPIDHGSLPPNVDNRNESKSHNPEPVSPGSFLQPPVALQPPTSAPPPQKTKGSESSISPSPSQSTKPLTPPDKAVPAPSTAERSFPPPMRPIPPQRKAPAPVATPPGNLPKTSPISQPIEHGSLPPKVDKRNESRNHNLEPVSPAPVATPSTNEPKVSPISHSTNNGSFPPPQPMSPAPVFNIPKHLPVNQSTEPRSLPPTVHRRNSSISHTLEPVSQAPVAEPPANFPKNSSVSQPSQHGSVPPNVHNTTIHKGHIHTPEPVMPPPISTFPVDPPLIHPVIPAAPPNEVPAPVISPTLTPSRSFNGKNGGEPVSAPLNKKPKSPPAIVNSPAQAPSVNKARPFHHAPEPLTSPPKSPFNKEDHSPASSPSTTFHKHQHTRNTITSPAPASSYFVSPPTSKHQDKPIPPSFLPTNRRRHNAPAPMNRGSADSPFTFPIQSPVSQVSPAPSPSFKTFPHSTKIPFHPPKISPQRSFSKSPKKPILPRVQALPPPPPNEDCLSFVCSEPYTNSPPGVPCMCIWPMRVGLRLNVPLYTFFPLVSELASEISSGVFMKQSQVRIMGANAATDQPDKTDALIDLVPLGEQFDNTTAFLTSDRFWHKKVVIKSSYFGDYEVLYISYPGLPPSPPLPPSSVNMIDGGPYSNNGNNGRTIKPLGVDIQKRQHRSGLSKGIIAIIALSSFLAIVLCSAAVFALIKFRDHVSESQPTSTPRVFPPSLTKTPGTAGPSNAGASASTSFRSSIAAYAGSAKTFSMNEIEKATDNFHPSRILGEGGFGLVYSGNLEDGSKVAFKVLKREDHHGDREFLSEVEMLSRLHHRNLVKLIGICTELSFRCLVYELIPNGSVESHLHGVDREKSPLDWSARIKIALGAARGLAYLHEDSSPHVIHRDFKSSNILLENDFTPKVSDFGLARTAADEDNRHISTRVMGTFGYVAPEYAMTGHLLVKSDVYSYGVVLLELLTGRKPVDFSQPPGQENLVAWARPLLTSREGLEVIIDPSLGSNVPFDSVAKVAAIASMCVQPEVSDRPFMGEVVQALKLVCNECDEAKEAGSTSSNKDGSSSDFYTVTEQLPDNFQSHSAAANYDFGVDIENGLSTSEIFSSSARFERQVSGSFRRHSYSGPLRTGRSKRLWHIIRKLSGGSVSEHGDSLR from the exons ATGAGGGTGGTTTTGCCATTGATTCTGatttgtgtttttggttttgttgttgaagCTCAAGGATCTGAAG ggtCTATTATATCCCCATCTCCAGCATTTCTTCCTGGTGTTCATCCTGAAGGAGAAGCACCTGGTCCTATCCATAATGGACAGTCATGGAGAAGCACTGCATCAAGCCCTTCAGATCCAGATG GATCTGTTATATCGCCGTCTCCAGCAATATTGCCTATGGATCCTTTCTCTAGTGAAGCGCCTAGTCTTTTACATCCGAATG GAACTATATTGCAACCTCCAGTTGCATTACCACCTGCTACATCAGCTCCACCTCCTCAAAAGATTAAAGGAATTGAATCAACCGTATCACCTAGTCCTAGTCCAAGCACCAAATCGATATCGCCGCCATATAAATCTGCTCCAGCACCATCAACGGCCGAAAGGAATCTACCACCATCCATACAACCAATTCCACCTCAAATGAAAACACCTACTGTTAGTCCTCCTATATCAACACCAACTGCTCCAG ATCCTGTTGCAACACCTCCTGGAAATTTGCCTAAAACTTCACCTATCAGCCAACCAATTGATCATGGAAGTTTGCCTCCTAATGTTGATAACAGGAATGAAAGTAAGAGTCACAACCCAGAGCCAGTTTCACCAG GATCTTTCTTGCAACCTCCAGTCGCATTACAACCTCCTACATCAGCTCCACCTCCTCAGAAGACTAAAGGAAGTGAATCATCCATATCACCTAGTCCTAGTCAAAGCACCAAACCGTTAACGCCACCGGATAAGGCTGTTCCAGCCCCATCAACTGCTGAAAGGAGTTTTCCACCACCTATGCGACCAATTCCACCTCAAAGGAAAGCTCCAG CTCCTGTTGCAACACCTCCTGGAAATTTGCCTAAAACTTCACCTATCAGCCAACCTATTGAGCATGGAAGTTTGCCTCCTAAGGTTGACAAGAGGAATGAAAGTAGGAATCACAACCTAGAGCCAGTTTCACCAG CCCCAGTTGCAACACCTTCTACCAATGAGCCTAAAGTTTCACCAATAAGCCATTCAACTAATAATGGAAGTTTTCCTCCTCCGCAGCCAATGTCACCAG CTCCTGTATTCAATATACCGAAACATTTGCCGGTGAATCAGTCAACTGAACCTAGAAGTTTGCCTCCAACTGTCCATAGAAGGAATTCCAGTATCAGTCACACATTGGAACCAGTTTCACAAg CTCCGGTTGCAGAACCTCCtgcaaattttccaaaaaactCGTCAGTCAGCCAGCCCTCTCAACATGGAAGTGTTCCACCTAATGTTCATAATACAACCATACATAAGGGACACATTCACACTCCAGAACCAGTAATGCCAC CACCAATAAGTACATTTCCGGTAGATCCACCATTGATCCACCCAGTCATACCAGCAGCGCCTCCAAATGAAGTACCAG CACCTGTCATCTCTCCCACATTAACACCTTCCAGAAGCTTCAATGGGAAAAACGGTGGAGAACCTGTTTCTGCGCCTTTGAACAAAAAACCAAAGTCACCACCAGCTATAGTTAATTCCCCTGCTCAAG CTCCTTCTGTAAATAAAGCAAGGCCATTTCATCATGCTCCTGAGCCACTGACTTCACCTCCTAAATCTCCTTTCAACAAAGAAGATCATTCTCCTGCATCTTCACCTTCGACCACATTTCATAAGCATCAGCATACAAGGAACACGATAACCAGCCCAGCTCCTGCATCATCATATTTTGTTTCTCCTCCAACATCCAAACACCAAG ATAAACCAATTCCTCCCTCGTTTCTTCCTACAAATAGACGAAGACATAATGCTCCAGCACCAATGAACAGAG GTTCTGCAGATTCTCCGTTTACCTTCCCTATTCAATCACCAGTGAGCCAGGTTTCACCTGCTCCTTCTCCATCATTCAAGACTTTCCCTCACTCAACAAAAA TTCCATTTCACCCTCCTAAAATATCTCCTCAGCGGTCTTTTTCAAAGAGCCCTAAGAAGCCAATATTGCCTCGAGTTCAAGCATTGCCTCCCCCACCTCCCAATGAAG ATTGTTTATCATTTGTTTGCTCGGAGCCTTACACAAATTCTCCACCCGGGGTGCCTTGCATGTGTATCTGGCCCATGAGAGTTGGTCTTCGCCTCAACGTTCCTCTGTACACCTTCTTCCCTTTGGTTTCGGAGCTTGCTTCTGAAATATCCAGCGGTGTTTTCATGAAACAAAGCCAAGTTCGTATTATGGGAGCCAATGCAGCAACTGATCAGCCAGATAAAACCGATGCCCTCATTGATTTGGTGCCGCTTGGGGAACAATTTGACAACACTACCGCCTTTTTAACTTCAGATAGATTTTGGCATAAAAAAGTTGTTATTAAATCTTCTTACTTTGGTGATTATGAAGTTTTATATATAAGCTATCCAG GTTTACCTCCATCTCCTCCATTACCACCTTCAAGTGTTAACATGATAGACGGTGGCCCATATTCAAACAATGGCAACAATGGTAGAACAATAAAGCCTCTTGGAGTTGACATACAGAAGAGGCAGCATAGAAGTGGACTTAGCAAGGGCATTATAGCTATCATTGCTCTTTCATCTTTTCTAGCAATTGTTTTATGCTCTGCCGCTGTTTTTGCATTAATTAAGTTCAGAGATCATGTTTCTGAGTCTCAACCAACATCAACCCCACGGGTTTTTCCACCATCTCTTACCAAAACACCAG GTACTGCTGGACCATCAAATGCAGGTGCTTCAGCTTCAACATCATTTCGATCTAGCATTGCTGCTTACGCAGGATCTGCCAAGACTTTCAGTATGAATGAAATAGAGAAGGCAACTGATAATTTTCACCCTTCTAGAATACTCGGAGAAGGAGGTTTTGGTCTTGTTTATAGTGGTAACCTTGAAGATGGGTCAAAAGTAGCCTTCAAAGTTCTAAAGCGAGAGGATCATCATGGTGATCGTGAATTCTTATCTGAAGTTGAGATGCTTAGCCGCCTTCACCATAGAAATTTGGTGAAGTTGATCGGTATATGTACAGAGCTCAGCTTCCGATGTCTAGTTTATGAACTCATTCCAAATGGCAGTGTGGAATCCCATTTACATG GAGTTGACAGGGAAAAAAGCCCACTTGATTGGAGTGCTCGAATAAAGATAGCACTTGGTGCTGCTCGTGGTCTCGCTTATCTGCATGAAGATTCAAGTCCACATGTCATACATAGGGACTTCAAATCTAGCAATATCTtattggaaaatgattttacaCCTAAAGTATCTGACTTTGGATTGGCTCGAACGGCAGCTGATGAGGATAACAGACACATATCTACCCGTGTCATGGGAACTTTCGG TTATGTGGCTCCTGAGTACGCAATGACCGGGCATCTTCTCGTGAAGAGTGATGTATACAGCTATGGTGTTGTCCTTCTTGAGCTTTTGACAGGACGAAAACCAGTGGACTTTTCACAACCACCTGGTCAAGAGAATCTTGTTGCATGGGCCCGTCCGCTCCTAACAAGCAGAGAAGGACTCGAAGTGATAATCGATCCATCTCTCGGAAGTAATGTGCCTTTTGATAGTGTGGCTAAAGTTGCAGCCATTGCTTCAATGTGTGTACAGCCAGAGGTTTCAGATCGTCCTTTCATGGGCGAGGTTGTTCAGGCTTTGAAACTCGTGTGTAATGAATGTGATGAAGCAAAAGAAGCCGGTTCAACAAGTTCTAACAAGGACGGTTCATCTTCTGATTTCTATACTGTTACTGAACAACTACCAGATAATTTCCAAAGCCATTCCGCAGCCGCTAACTACGATTTCGGAGTTGATATCGAAAATGGGCTGTCGACATCAGAAATATTCAGCTCATCGGCAAGATTTGAAAGGCAAGTATCTGGATCATTTAGAAGACATTCATATTCAGGTCCTCTAAGAACCGGAAGAAGCAAACGTTTATGGCATATAATTCGAAAGCTTTCCGGCGGTAGTGTCAGTGAACATGGAGATTCGTTAAGGTAA
- the LOC11440251 gene encoding receptor-like serine/threonine-protein kinase ALE2 isoform X5, with protein sequence MEVCLLMLITGMKVRVTTQSQFHQAMIGSSDGNFGFHHPGSFLHPSLASPPPSPSAKSLSPPYKAVPAPSTAERNFPPPMQPIPPQSKAPIVRPPISTPIAQAPVAIPPATKTSPTSQPIDHGSLPPSVDKRNESKSHNLEPVSPGSFLQPPVALQPPTSAPPPQKTKGSESSISPSPSQSTKPLTPPDKAVPAPSTAERSFPPPMRPIPPQRKAPAPVATPPGNLPKTSPISQPIEHGSLPPKVDKRNESRNHNLEPVSPAPVATPSTNEPKVSPISHSTNNGSFPPPQPMSPAPVFNIPKHLPVNQSTEPRSLPPTVHRRNSSISHTLEPVSQAPVAEPPANFPKNSSVSQPSQHGSVPPNVHNTTIHKGHIHTPEPVMPPPISTFPVDPPLIHPVIPAAPPNEVPAPVISPTLTPSRSFNGKNGGEPVSAPLNKKPKSPPAIVNSPAQAPSVNKARPFHHAPEPLTSPPKSPFNKEDHSPASSPSTTFHKHQHTRNTITSPAPASSYFVSPPTSKHQDKPIPPSFLPTNRRRHNAPAPMNRGSADSPFTFPIQSPVSQVSPAPSPSFKTFPHSTKIPFHPPKISPQRSFSKSPKKPILPRVQALPPPPPNEDCLSFVCSEPYTNSPPGVPCMCIWPMRVGLRLNVPLYTFFPLVSELASEISSGVFMKQSQVRIMGANAATDQPDKTDALIDLVPLGEQFDNTTAFLTSDRFWHKKVVIKSSYFGDYEVLYISYPGLPPSPPLPPSSVNMIDGGPYSNNGNNGRTIKPLGVDIQKRQHRSGLSKGIIAIIALSSFLAIVLCSAAVFALIKFRDHVSESQPTSTPRVFPPSLTKTPGTAGPSNAGASASTSFRSSIAAYAGSAKTFSMNEIEKATDNFHPSRILGEGGFGLVYSGNLEDGSKVAFKVLKREDHHGDREFLSEVEMLSRLHHRNLVKLIGICTELSFRCLVYELIPNGSVESHLHGVDREKSPLDWSARIKIALGAARGLAYLHEDSSPHVIHRDFKSSNILLENDFTPKVSDFGLARTAADEDNRHISTRVMGTFGYVAPEYAMTGHLLVKSDVYSYGVVLLELLTGRKPVDFSQPPGQENLVAWARPLLTSREGLEVIIDPSLGSNVPFDSVAKVAAIASMCVQPEVSDRPFMGEVVQALKLVCNECDEAKEAGSTSSNKDGSSSDFYTVTEQLPDNFQSHSAAANYDFGVDIENGLSTSEIFSSSARFERQVSGSFRRHSYSGPLRTGRSKRLWHIIRKLSGGSVSEHGDSLR encoded by the exons ATGGAAGTTTGCCTCCTAATGTTGATAACAGGAATGAAAGTAAGAGTCACAACCCAGAGCCAGTTTCACCAG GCCATGATAGGATCATCTGATGGAAATTTCGGTTTTCATCATCCAGGGTCTTTCTTGCACCCTTCACTTGCATCGCCACCTCCTAGTCCAAGCGCCAAATCATTATCGCCGCCATATAAAGCTGTTCCAGCACCATCAACTGCTGAAAGAAACTTTCCCCCGCCCATGCAGCCAATTCCACCTCAAAGTAAAGCACCTATTGTTAGGCCTCCTATATCCACACCAATTGCTCAAG CTCCTGTTGCAATACCTCCTGCAACTAAAACTTCACCTACAAGCCAACCAATTGATCATGGAAGTTTGCCTCCTAGTGTTGATAAGAGGAATGAAAGCAAGAGTCACAACCTAGAGCCAGTTTCACCAG GATCTTTCTTGCAACCTCCAGTCGCATTACAACCTCCTACATCAGCTCCACCTCCTCAGAAGACTAAAGGAAGTGAATCATCCATATCACCTAGTCCTAGTCAAAGCACCAAACCGTTAACGCCACCGGATAAGGCTGTTCCAGCCCCATCAACTGCTGAAAGGAGTTTTCCACCACCTATGCGACCAATTCCACCTCAAAGGAAAGCTCCAG CTCCTGTTGCAACACCTCCTGGAAATTTGCCTAAAACTTCACCTATCAGCCAACCTATTGAGCATGGAAGTTTGCCTCCTAAGGTTGACAAGAGGAATGAAAGTAGGAATCACAACCTAGAGCCAGTTTCACCAG CCCCAGTTGCAACACCTTCTACCAATGAGCCTAAAGTTTCACCAATAAGCCATTCAACTAATAATGGAAGTTTTCCTCCTCCGCAGCCAATGTCACCAG CTCCTGTATTCAATATACCGAAACATTTGCCGGTGAATCAGTCAACTGAACCTAGAAGTTTGCCTCCAACTGTCCATAGAAGGAATTCCAGTATCAGTCACACATTGGAACCAGTTTCACAAg CTCCGGTTGCAGAACCTCCtgcaaattttccaaaaaactCGTCAGTCAGCCAGCCCTCTCAACATGGAAGTGTTCCACCTAATGTTCATAATACAACCATACATAAGGGACACATTCACACTCCAGAACCAGTAATGCCAC CACCAATAAGTACATTTCCGGTAGATCCACCATTGATCCACCCAGTCATACCAGCAGCGCCTCCAAATGAAGTACCAG CACCTGTCATCTCTCCCACATTAACACCTTCCAGAAGCTTCAATGGGAAAAACGGTGGAGAACCTGTTTCTGCGCCTTTGAACAAAAAACCAAAGTCACCACCAGCTATAGTTAATTCCCCTGCTCAAG CTCCTTCTGTAAATAAAGCAAGGCCATTTCATCATGCTCCTGAGCCACTGACTTCACCTCCTAAATCTCCTTTCAACAAAGAAGATCATTCTCCTGCATCTTCACCTTCGACCACATTTCATAAGCATCAGCATACAAGGAACACGATAACCAGCCCAGCTCCTGCATCATCATATTTTGTTTCTCCTCCAACATCCAAACACCAAG ATAAACCAATTCCTCCCTCGTTTCTTCCTACAAATAGACGAAGACATAATGCTCCAGCACCAATGAACAGAG GTTCTGCAGATTCTCCGTTTACCTTCCCTATTCAATCACCAGTGAGCCAGGTTTCACCTGCTCCTTCTCCATCATTCAAGACTTTCCCTCACTCAACAAAAA TTCCATTTCACCCTCCTAAAATATCTCCTCAGCGGTCTTTTTCAAAGAGCCCTAAGAAGCCAATATTGCCTCGAGTTCAAGCATTGCCTCCCCCACCTCCCAATGAAG ATTGTTTATCATTTGTTTGCTCGGAGCCTTACACAAATTCTCCACCCGGGGTGCCTTGCATGTGTATCTGGCCCATGAGAGTTGGTCTTCGCCTCAACGTTCCTCTGTACACCTTCTTCCCTTTGGTTTCGGAGCTTGCTTCTGAAATATCCAGCGGTGTTTTCATGAAACAAAGCCAAGTTCGTATTATGGGAGCCAATGCAGCAACTGATCAGCCAGATAAAACCGATGCCCTCATTGATTTGGTGCCGCTTGGGGAACAATTTGACAACACTACCGCCTTTTTAACTTCAGATAGATTTTGGCATAAAAAAGTTGTTATTAAATCTTCTTACTTTGGTGATTATGAAGTTTTATATATAAGCTATCCAG GTTTACCTCCATCTCCTCCATTACCACCTTCAAGTGTTAACATGATAGACGGTGGCCCATATTCAAACAATGGCAACAATGGTAGAACAATAAAGCCTCTTGGAGTTGACATACAGAAGAGGCAGCATAGAAGTGGACTTAGCAAGGGCATTATAGCTATCATTGCTCTTTCATCTTTTCTAGCAATTGTTTTATGCTCTGCCGCTGTTTTTGCATTAATTAAGTTCAGAGATCATGTTTCTGAGTCTCAACCAACATCAACCCCACGGGTTTTTCCACCATCTCTTACCAAAACACCAG GTACTGCTGGACCATCAAATGCAGGTGCTTCAGCTTCAACATCATTTCGATCTAGCATTGCTGCTTACGCAGGATCTGCCAAGACTTTCAGTATGAATGAAATAGAGAAGGCAACTGATAATTTTCACCCTTCTAGAATACTCGGAGAAGGAGGTTTTGGTCTTGTTTATAGTGGTAACCTTGAAGATGGGTCAAAAGTAGCCTTCAAAGTTCTAAAGCGAGAGGATCATCATGGTGATCGTGAATTCTTATCTGAAGTTGAGATGCTTAGCCGCCTTCACCATAGAAATTTGGTGAAGTTGATCGGTATATGTACAGAGCTCAGCTTCCGATGTCTAGTTTATGAACTCATTCCAAATGGCAGTGTGGAATCCCATTTACATG GAGTTGACAGGGAAAAAAGCCCACTTGATTGGAGTGCTCGAATAAAGATAGCACTTGGTGCTGCTCGTGGTCTCGCTTATCTGCATGAAGATTCAAGTCCACATGTCATACATAGGGACTTCAAATCTAGCAATATCTtattggaaaatgattttacaCCTAAAGTATCTGACTTTGGATTGGCTCGAACGGCAGCTGATGAGGATAACAGACACATATCTACCCGTGTCATGGGAACTTTCGG TTATGTGGCTCCTGAGTACGCAATGACCGGGCATCTTCTCGTGAAGAGTGATGTATACAGCTATGGTGTTGTCCTTCTTGAGCTTTTGACAGGACGAAAACCAGTGGACTTTTCACAACCACCTGGTCAAGAGAATCTTGTTGCATGGGCCCGTCCGCTCCTAACAAGCAGAGAAGGACTCGAAGTGATAATCGATCCATCTCTCGGAAGTAATGTGCCTTTTGATAGTGTGGCTAAAGTTGCAGCCATTGCTTCAATGTGTGTACAGCCAGAGGTTTCAGATCGTCCTTTCATGGGCGAGGTTGTTCAGGCTTTGAAACTCGTGTGTAATGAATGTGATGAAGCAAAAGAAGCCGGTTCAACAAGTTCTAACAAGGACGGTTCATCTTCTGATTTCTATACTGTTACTGAACAACTACCAGATAATTTCCAAAGCCATTCCGCAGCCGCTAACTACGATTTCGGAGTTGATATCGAAAATGGGCTGTCGACATCAGAAATATTCAGCTCATCGGCAAGATTTGAAAGGCAAGTATCTGGATCATTTAGAAGACATTCATATTCAGGTCCTCTAAGAACCGGAAGAAGCAAACGTTTATGGCATATAATTCGAAAGCTTTCCGGCGGTAGTGTCAGTGAACATGGAGATTCGTTAAGGTAA